The genomic interval CCGCCACGAAGTCGACGACTTGGTGGCGGCCTGGATCGGCGCACGGCCGATGACCGAGGTGCTCGCGGCGTTCGACGGGGCGAGTGCGGCGATCGCGCCGGTGTACTCGGCTGCCGACTACGCGGCCGACGCGCACGTAGTGGCCCGAGGCGCCATCGTCGACGTGGACGGGATGCCCCAACCCGAGGTGATCGCCCGGCTCTCGGCGACCCCGGGGCGGGTCCGCTGGGCCGGCCGGCCGCTCGACGCCGACGCCGACGAGGTGCGCGGCGAGGTGGCCACGCCGCGGTCCGACTGATCGCCCCGCGGTCGGCCCCATCAGGGCAGGAGCGATGGGACGTCGATGACGCTGTGGGGCAACTTGGTGACCTCCTTGGCGAAGTCGACGCCGCGGTCGATCAAGTTCCGTTCGGCGGTGTCGGTGATCCCATGGACGCCGTGAAGGACCCGGTCGGCGGCTTGGAACGCTTCATGCCCAGGGCCGTGGTAATGCCGGGCCATGAAGTCCATCGCCTGCCGCCTGGGGTCGAGGGTTCCGCCGGTGAGCTCGTCGAGGTGGTCCTTTCCGTCGACGATCCGCTCCCCGGCTGTTGCCCGCTGCACCTCGGGGTCGTGGCCGGTCGCCACGGCGGCCGTGTTGCGCAGCGCTTCGGAGTCCTTCTCGAAGTACCGCGAGTGGAATGAGACCTCCGGCCGTCCGGGCGCGTTGGTGGTCATCCGTACGGCACCGAACCGAGGGGCACTCGGGTCGGTGCCGTACGCCTCGGTGATCGCGACGTAGTCGCCCGGCGCCCGCTCGACGTACACGCCACCGTCGGCCGGCGCACCGATCTTCGCCGCCGACGACTTCTCGACCCCGGGGCTTCCCAGCAGCACGACGTTGCGTGCCCCGGCCCCGCCGGCCTCGGCCCGCGACACCACGATGGTGCCGTAGGAGTGGCCGACCATGGTGAGCGACTGCCGGGCCGTGAGGCCGAGGCCGTGGACGAACGCCGTCAACTGGTCGCCGCCGCGGCGGGCGGCGTCGTCGACCGTGCCCGCCACGATGTTCGAGGGAGGCCGGTAGCCGAGCCAGGCGATGGTGGCGGCGCCGCGCCGCGACTGCCGCTCCATCTCCGCTGCGAGGTTGGCGCCGTCGGTCCTCGGTCGGCCGACGAAGGTCGAGAACGACTCGCCGACACCGGGGACGGTGATCGCCACATGCTCGGCCCTCGACACGTCGCCAAAGGCCACGGCCACCCGGCCCCCGTCAGGGTCGTACAACACGACTTGGTCGTGGGTGAGCACGCGGAGACGCCGGGCGGCGCTGGCGTTGCCGGCGGCCTCGGCCGCCGCCAGGTCGGCGAGCACCTGCTGGTGGTTCGCCCGGTAGCGAAGGTCGAGCGGCACCCCGTCGGTGCTGCCCATCCACGCGGGGTGATCGGCGAGCAGCGCATCGAGCGTGGCGGGGCCGAGCTCGCGCAGGATCGCGCCGAGGCGTCCCGGCGACATCGAACGGAGGTCGTGGAACAGACCGAGGGCCGGTGTCGTGGCGGCGAACGCGGCGACCAAGCGTGCGTCATCGGCGACCACTGGGCCATGGCCGCTGCCGGCTCCGTCCGCGGCTTCGAAGGCATGGGCGACGCGACTGACGAAGTCGGCCTCTGCGAGGACGCGGCTGGCGAACGTGCGGGTCTCGGCCACGACCTCGGGATAGGAGCCGACCACCACCGGGTCGGCACCGCGCCACACCCGCGCCACGGCGTCGTCGAGCGGCGCGAGCGCAACCAGCACGTGTTCGGCGAGGGCGCGCTCGGCCGCGGCGAGGTGGGCGAGCTCGGTGGGATCGGCGGAGCTGCGAGCCACGACACTCTCCTGGGTGCGACAGCTGGAGGGCTGCCGTCACCGAGGCGCCGATCGAGCATCAAGCGTATGTCATGTCATTCCACACAACAACTCTCAAGGCCCTGAGGCCGCGGTCGCGGGTGGCGATGATGGCCAGGGCCCCGCTGGTTGCGGGCCGGCTGGTCGCAGTCAGACGGCGTAGTCGAGACGCCCGCGGATGTTCTTGCCGTCGAGCATGTCGGCGTAGCCCTGGTTGATCTCGGCGAGGTCGTACGTGCGCGTCACGAGGCCTTCGAGGTCGAGCTGGCCCTGGCGGTACAGCTCCAGCAGCTTCGGGATGTCGTAGCGCGGGTTGGCCGAACCGAAGAGCGTGCCGATCATCTGCTTCTCCATCAGCGTGAGGTCGAGCAGGCTGATGCCGATCTCCGTCTCGTTGACGGAGTGGATGTTGGTGATCACCGCGGTGCCCCGCTTGGCCACGAGCGTCATCACCTGCGGGATGAGCTCGCCCTTGCCCACACCGATGGTGCAGATGACCTTGTTGGCCATGCGGCCGAGCGTCGCTTGCTGGATCAACTCGAACGCCTCGTCGAGCGACGAGTACGTGTGGGTGGCGCCGAACTTCAGGGCCTGCTCTCGCTTGAACTCCACCGGGTCGATGGCGAAGATCCGCTCGGCGCCGGCCAGCCGGGCGCCTTGCACGGCGTTGGCGCCGATGCCACCCACGCCGAGCACGACGACGTCGTCGCCGGGTTGCACGTCGGCCGCGTAGACCGCCGACCCCCACCCCGTGGTCACCCCGCAGCCCACCAGGCACGCGTACTCGAGCGGGATGTCGTCGTCGATCTTGATGCACGACCACTCGTGCACCACCGAGTGCTTGCCGAACGTGCCGAGGCAGACCATCGTGAACAGGTCCTTGCCTCG from Acidimicrobiales bacterium carries:
- a CDS encoding alpha/beta hydrolase; the encoded protein is MARSSADPTELAHLAAAERALAEHVLVALAPLDDAVARVWRGADPVVVGSYPEVVAETRTFASRVLAEADFVSRVAHAFEAADGAGSGHGPVVADDARLVAAFAATTPALGLFHDLRSMSPGRLGAILRELGPATLDALLADHPAWMGSTDGVPLDLRYRANHQQVLADLAAAEAAGNASAARRLRVLTHDQVVLYDPDGGRVAVAFGDVSRAEHVAITVPGVGESFSTFVGRPRTDGANLAAEMERQSRRGAATIAWLGYRPPSNIVAGTVDDAARRGGDQLTAFVHGLGLTARQSLTMVGHSYGTIVVSRAEAGGAGARNVVLLGSPGVEKSSAAKIGAPADGGVYVERAPGDYVAITEAYGTDPSAPRFGAVRMTTNAPGRPEVSFHSRYFEKDSEALRNTAAVATGHDPEVQRATAGERIVDGKDHLDELTGGTLDPRRQAMDFMARHYHGPGHEAFQAADRVLHGVHGITDTAERNLIDRGVDFAKEVTKLPHSVIDVPSLLP
- a CDS encoding NDMA-dependent alcohol dehydrogenase, which codes for MKTQAAIMWEPMQEWSIEEIELDPPKAHEVLVELTASGMCHSDDHIRTQDMPALLPIIGGHEGAGVVMEVGPEVTTLKPGDHVVFGFIPSCGQCPSCSTGHQNLCDNGAALLAGLQMDGTSRHHARGKDLFTMVCLGTFGKHSVVHEWSCIKIDDDIPLEYACLVGCGVTTGWGSAVYAADVQPGDDVVVLGVGGIGANAVQGARLAGAERIFAIDPVEFKREQALKFGATHTYSSLDEAFELIQQATLGRMANKVICTIGVGKGELIPQVMTLVAKRGTAVITNIHSVNETEIGISLLDLTLMEKQMIGTLFGSANPRYDIPKLLELYRQGQLDLEGLVTRTYDLAEINQGYADMLDGKNIRGRLDYAV